A DNA window from Helianthus annuus cultivar XRQ/B chromosome 15, HanXRQr2.0-SUNRISE, whole genome shotgun sequence contains the following coding sequences:
- the LOC110913562 gene encoding uncharacterized protein LOC110913562, whose protein sequence is MKERGKSVESETEYTNFYQDYNFYNSSSSNIPCKKHPSSSPVGICAYCLKDRLMKLVCSDCGEQRLSSCSCSDVSSYRNSSCTVDVGSVGRISFLIENDDQRSLFDFKKQSKKETEDVLMFKRSNSCVVEVKKSHGFWRIGKLFKKRREKEECRERNSEIWVNDCGMDVSRSRSLCSFRGGGFDHEGGSVSDMAFSSAKISDFNESEPRKSGFRGGLMDFEHGFSAKESEFSRIHDDSSFIDLKLDLSDRSKTEYSVFNKTEYPVFKSPLEVGGCGGGGGSGGGVGGGGLLSSSSCRITVNERGIKKGSKGHSKVWKWIFKQHSGKKDLNHILES, encoded by the coding sequence ATGAAGGAAAGAGGCAAATCTGTTGAATCAGAAACAGAGTACACAAACTTCTACCAAGATTACAACTTTTACAACTCATCATCTTCCAACATCCCCTGTAAAAAACACCCATCTTCATCCCCTGTTGGAATATGTGCATATTGCCTTAAAGACAGGCTCATGAAGCTTGTGTGTTCAGATTGTGGAGAACAGAGGCTTTCTTCATGTTCTTGCTCTGATGTTTCCTCCTACAGAAACTCTTCTTGCACTGTTGATGTTGGAAGTGTTGGTAGAATCTCATTCTTGATTGAAAATGATGACCAAAGATCACTCTTTGATTTCAAGAAACAGAGCAAGAAGGAAACAGAGGATGTGCTTATGTTCAAAAGGAGTAATAGTTGTGTTGTTGAGGTGAAAAAGAGTCATGGGTTTTGGAGGATTGGGAAGCTTTTCAAGAagaggagagagaaagaggaGTGTAGAGAGAGAAACAGTGAGATTTGGGTGAATGATTGTGGGATGGATGTGTCTAGATCAAGGTCTTTGTGTAGTTTTAGGGGTGGGGGGTTTGATCATGAGGGGGGGAGTGTTAGTGATATGGCGTTTTCGAGTGCGAAAATATCGGATTTTAATGAGTCTGAGCCCAGGAAGAGTGGATTTAGAGGTGGATTGATGGATTTTGAACATGGGTTTTCGGCAAAAGAGAGCGAATTTAGTCGAATTCATGATGATTCgagttttattgatttgaaacttGATTTATCGGATCGGTCGAAAACAGAGTACTCTGTTTTTAATAAAACAGAGTACCCTGTTTTCAAAAGCCCATTAGAGgttggtggttgtggtggtggcggtggcagtGGCGGTGGTGTCGGTGGTGGCGgattattatcatcatcatcatgtagGATTACAGTGAATGAGAGGGGGATTAAGAAGGGGAGTAAAGGGCATAGTAAGGTATGGAAGTGGATATTCAAGCAACATTCTGGGAAGAAAGATTTGAATCACATTTTGGAATCTTGA